One genomic window of Camelina sativa cultivar DH55 chromosome 5, Cs, whole genome shotgun sequence includes the following:
- the LOC104789434 gene encoding pollen-specific leucine-rich repeat extensin-like protein 4 — protein sequence MKPSFVLLSIALLLLSSSLADASDSGSPSQSPLMSPTPEPSNSIDCSSVIYSMVDCLSFLTVGSTDPSPTQTCCGGIKTVLEYSPKCLCSALESSRDMGFVLDDNKALALPKICNVPIDPHCDVSTLSASTPISSPVEPPTTSPPSSTKSPAIIRSPPPVSHSSPPVGHSSPPVSHSSPAREVSSSTMTASSPAATSPSPSPSVSSTGILSVSKLVLAVVIVSSFVTQSPKENSPKSSPSKPPFSPRSKGGVLPSNKWVRDEDTKQLHIYSMVDCLSFLTVGSTDPSPTQTCCGGIKTVLEYSPKCLCSALESSRDMGFVLDDNKALALPKICNVPIDPHCDVSTLSASTPISSPVEPPTTSPPSSTKSPAIIRSPPPVSHSSPPVGHSSPPVSHSSPAREVSSSTMTASSPAATSPXAPPCR from the exons atgaagcCATCGTTTGTTCTCCTATCTATTGCCTTATTATTACTATCATCATCACTAGCGGATGCATCCGACTCTGGATCGCCGTCACAGTCACCGTTGATGTCTCCAACACCAGAACCATCAAACTCCATCGACTGTTCCAGCGTCATATACAGCATGGTGGATTGTCTCTCATTCTTAACCGTTGGATCAACTGATCCAAGCCCTACCCAAACGTGTTGTGGTGGGATCAAAACGGTTCTTGAATATAGTCCTAAGTGTCTTTGCTCTGCGTTAGAGAGTAGTCGTGACATGGGATTCGTACTAGATGATAACAAAGCTCTTGCCCTGCCAAAAATTTGCAACGTCCCCATTGATCCTCATTGtg atgTATCTACTCTCTCTGCATCAACACCAA TTTCTTCGCCGGTAGAGCCGCCTACGACTTCACCACCGTCTTCCACAAAGTCGCCGGCCATAATCCGTTCACCACCGCCTGTTAGCCACTCATCACCGCCTGTTGGCCACTCATCACCGCCGGTTAGCCACTCATCACCGGCACGGGAAGTCTCATCATCGACAATGACCGCTTCATCGCCTGCAGCAACTTCACCATCACCTTCACCATCAGTATCTAGTACCGGGATCTTATCAGTATCCAAACTAGTCCTAGCTGttgttattgtttcttcttttg TCACTCAATCTCCTAAAGAGAATTCTCCAAAGAGTTCACCGTCCAAACCTCCGTTTTCACCGCGCTCCAAAGGTGGTGTACTCCCAAGTAACAAGTGGGTCCGAGATGAGGACAC AAAGCAACTCCACATATACAGCATGGTGGATTGTCTCTCATTCTTAACCGTTGGATCAACTGATCCAAGCCCTACCCAAACGTGTTGTGGTGGGATCAAAACGGTTCTTGAGTATAGTCCTAAGTGTCTTTGCTCTGCGTTAGAGAGTAGTCGTGACATGGGATTCGTACTAGATGATAACAAAGCTCTTGCCCTGCCAAAAATTTGCAACGTCCCCATTGATCCTCATTGtg atgTATCTACTCTCTCTGCATCAACACCAA TTTCTTCGCCGGTAGAGCCGCCTACGACTTCACCACCGTCTTCCACAAAGTCGCCGGCCATAATCCGTTCACCACCGCCTGTTAGCCACTCATCACCGCCTGTTGGCCACTCATCACCGCCGGTTAGCCACTCATCACCGGCACGGGAAGTCTCATCATCGACAATGACCGCTTCATCGCCTGCAGCAACTTCACCANTTGCACCTCCTTGCAGATAA
- the LOC109132882 gene encoding uncharacterized protein At3g60930, chloroplastic-like — MSPPKSSSGKAAKPLIPGVYGPHQPSNLSAENLAEVRGSTGIPPEVEIRFQEAHESPENPPPGYCCAFEIFFSACGLSFPLPELIVKMMFELGFTLPQMCPNFVRTVMCLQTLGEEFDYQLSLADFLQVYTVKTGRTKGTLYVSPLSGLKVFDDLPEKDEKWRKSYFFFPVNEFTFSHRTSSYITSSADCFAPHSQSSSQDSAAKVRSLGILSPAKGSGRPREERACRIAEKEAKKQMAAALAEGKARIPNKNSSSSFVPEVSGASALPTGSSELGMESTRAPAGPLAPPVIVIADSADEPREVATPPVMKKTSAEVTSQQADSSKKRKEPKTSSSSRERSRARTGSLGDERSKSSSRDRGLSSERRSTEAPPPKESGDSSGRNPLKEQRPFARAPPASPADLMRSYIRPGVRIPAFAYMTEVNRANFFGFADKIGELMIEFNSSVASYEDQLFASPSSFEVNLLQERIADLEAQVKEYARLEAKNASTVAKAEQIRARMKKAEIEVLDLGVANKDLRGKLKKAGDLYFEAAEDAKAAKNRLHKIELCNQLPQAGNSCEIERVRREERQEMRRTLRPLVEEVRVTFEEREKLAPIQIRAAEIRANRMLIEEISRGEIQDMEAELGLLKADEEEADEKVSKVTPRDLDLSVFSDLLADTPDLLCS; from the exons ATGTCTCCTCCGAAATCTTCGTCGGGTAAAGCTGCGAAACCCTTGATTCCGGGAGTTTATGGCCCTCATCAGCCGTCAAACCTCTCAGCAGAGAACCTAGCTGAGGTTAGGGGGTCCACCGGGATTCCGCCGGAGGTCGAAATCAGGTTCCAGGAGGCTCACGAGTCCCCGGAGAACCCTCCTCCGGGGTACTGCTGTGCGTTCGAGATATTCTTCTCCGCGTGTGGTTTGTCGTTTCCCCTTCCTGAACTCATCGTGAAGATGATGTTCGAACTGGGCTTCACTCTTCCCCAAATGTGCCCGAACTTTGTTCGGACTGTTATGTGCCTTCAAACTCTGGGGGAGGAGTTTGACTACCAGCTGTCGCTGGCGGACTTCCTCCAGGTGTACACAGTGAAGACAGGTCGTACCAAGGGTACACTCTACGTGAGCCCGCTTTCCGGACTGAAGGTCTTTGATGACCTGCCCGAGAAGGACGAGAAATGGCGGAAGTCCTACTTTTTCTTCCCGGTCAACGAGTTCACTTTCAGCCACCGCACGAGCTCATAC atcacTTCGAGCGCGGACTGCTTTGCCCCACATTCGCAGAGTTCTTCTCAAGATTCTGCAGCCAAGGTCAGATCGCTTGGGATTCTTTCTCCTGCGAAAGGATCAGGGCGTCCACG GGAAGAAAGGGCGTGCCGAATTGCCGAAAAAGAGGCGAAGAAGCAGATGGCAGCGGCCCTTGCCGAAGGCAAAGCTCGCATCCCTAACAAGAATTCCTCCAGCTCCTTCGTTCCCGAGGTGAGCGGGGCTTCCGCACTTCCAACTGGCTCTTCCGAGCTCGGTATGGAATCTACGAGGGCTCCTGCTGGTCCGCTGGCACCTCCCGTGATTGTCATCGCTGACTCTGCCGACGAGCCACGGGAGGTCGCGACCCCCCCAGTGATGAAGAAGACCTCTGCTGAGGTCACTTCTCAGCAAGCTGACTCATCGAAAAAGAGGAAGGAACCCAAGACTTCCTCCTCTTCGCGTGAGAGGAGCCGAGCCCGGACTGGCTCATTAGGGGACGAGCGAAGTAAATCTAGTTCGAGAGATAGGGGTCTCTCCTCGGAGAGGAGATCTACAGAGGCCCCACCGCCTAAAGAGTCCGGGGACTCCTCTGGAAGAAACCCTCTGAAGGAACAACGTCCTTTCGCCCGAG CCCCTCCTGCGTCCCCAGCTGATCTAATGAGGAGCTACATTCGGCCCGGAGTTCGGATTCCAGCGTTTGCTTATATGACCGAGGTCAACCGTGCGAACTTCTTCGGCTTTGCGGACAAAATCGGCGAG CTAATGATCGAGTTTAACTCCTCGGTGGCTTCCTACGAGGATCAACTGTTCGCCTCCCCTTCATCTTTTGAGGTGAACCTTCTTCAAGAGAGGATCGCTGACCTGGAAGCTCAGGTAAAAGAGTACGCCAGGCTGGAGGCTAAGAATGCTAGCACCGTAGCAAAAGCCGAACAAATCCGAGCTCGGATGAAGAAGGCTGAAATAGAGGTGCTCGACCTTGGGGTTGCTAACAAGGACCTCCGAGGCAAACTGAAGAAGGCGGGGGACCTTTACTTCGAAGCGGCGGAGGACGCGAAGGCAGCCAAAAACAGGTTGCACAAGATCGAGCTCTGCAATCAGCTACCCCAAGCTGGCAACAGCTGCGAGATTGAGAGGGTGCGAAGGGAGGAGAGGCAGGAAATGAGGCGGACTCTCCGTCCTTTGGTCGAGGAGGTGAGGGTCACCTtcgaagagagggagaagctaGCTCCAATCCAGATCCGAGCTGCTGAGATTAGGGCTAACCGGATGCTGATCGAGGAGATCTCCAGGGGAGAGATCCAAGACATGGAAGCCGAGCTCGGACTCCTAAAAGCTGACGAGGAGGAGGCAGACGAAAAGGTTTCGAAGGTAACTCCCCGTGACCTCGACCTCTCAGTATTCTCAGACCTTTTGGCGGATACGCCCGATCTCTTGTGCAGCTAG
- the LOC104789436 gene encoding non-specific lipid-transfer protein-like protein At2g13820, with amino-acid sequence MVDCLSFLTVGSTDPSPTQTCCGGIKTVLEYSPKCLCSALESSRDMGFVLDDNKALALPKICNVPIDPHCDVSTLSASTPISSPVEPPTTSPPSSTKSPAIIRSPPPVSHSSPPVGHSSPPVSHSSPAREVSSSTMTASSPAATSPSPSPSVSSTGILSVSKLVLAVVIVSSFDFNVVHQCCTHDLSSRAIGEGPRPDASNGPGICYWSAHRARRKEESAETLRVGQLAARARSKILAFKRIN; translated from the exons ATGGTGGATTGTCTCTCATTCTTAACCGTTGGATCAACTGATCCAAGCCCTACCCAAACGTGTTGTGGTGGGATCAAAACGGTTCTTGAATATAGTCCTAAGTGTCTTTGCTCTGCGTTAGAGAGTAGTCGTGACATGGGATTCGTACTAGATGATAACAAAGCTCTTGCCCTGCCAAAAATTTGCAACGTCCCCATTGATCCTCATTGtg atgTATCTACTCTCTCTGCATCAACACCAA TTTCTTCGCCGGTAGAGCCGCCTACGACTTCACCACCGTCTTCCACAAAGTCGCCGGCCATAATCCGTTCACCACCGCCTGTTAGCCACTCATCACCGCCTGTTGGCCACTCATCACCGCCGGTTAGCCACTCATCACCGGCACGGGAAGTCTCATCATCGACAATGACCGCTTCATCGCCTGCAGCAACTTCACCATCACCTTCACCATCAGTATCTAGTACCGGGATCTTATCAGTATCCAAACTAGTCCTAGCTGttgttattgtttcttcttttg ACTTTAACGTGGTTCACCaatgttgtacccacgatctgtcaTCTCGGGCAATAGGCGAAGGGCCTAGGCCGGACGCGTCTAATGGGCCAGGAATATGCTACTGGTCAGCCCATCGGGCCCGGAGAAAGGAGGAGAGTGCGGAGACGCTTCGTgttggtcagctcgcagctcgagCTCGGTCAAAGATTCTtgcattcaagaggattaattag